One Brassica napus cultivar Da-Ae chromosome A5, Da-Ae, whole genome shotgun sequence DNA window includes the following coding sequences:
- the LOC106377864 gene encoding uncharacterized protein At3g43530-like, translating into MDWFYNHPQLKHIFHLKNPKHKWTGIWMLVLHTTKTKNDKELWFIVNGVPIRYSLREMTLISGLHCYAYPNNYDRMGGSSFIEKHFESWKKIKYETVEKKLKAMKGRFSGERLKKDVLYFLYTVILGPKKTG; encoded by the coding sequence ATGGACTGGTTCTACAACCACCCAcagttaaaacatatatttcatTTGAAAAACCCAAAACACAAGTGGACGGGAATCTGGATGCTCGTTCTTCATACAACTAAAACAAAGAATGATAAGGAGTTATGGTTCATTGTCAATGGCGTTCCTATCCGATACTCCCTCAGAGAAATGACACTCATCTCGGGACTACACTGCTATGCTTATCCCAACAACTATGATAGGATGGGTGGTTCAAGCTTCATTGAGAAGCATTTTGAATCATGGAAGAAGATTAAATACGAGACTGTGGAGAAGAAGCTGAAGGCAATGAAAGGGCGTTTCTCTGGGGAGCGTCTGAAGAAGGATGTCTTGTATTTCTTATACACTGTCATCCTAGGACCCAAAAAGACTGGATAA